The following proteins are co-located in the Chaetodon auriga isolate fChaAug3 chromosome 23, fChaAug3.hap1, whole genome shotgun sequence genome:
- the ndfip2 gene encoding NEDD4 family-interacting protein 2: MDPASRYQVLHNEDDSSEASTSEQQPCTSATAQAGASSQDQSQAQASPAPSAPEASGSRTQGEAEAPPPPYASIELGATAAAPETSFRGDFPVPPPYSVATSLPTYDEAEKAKAAAMAASTVEVMPRDDEFPPRDDFSDADQLRVGNDGIFMLAFFMAFLFNWIGFCLSFCLTNTIAGRYGAICGFGLSLIKWILIVRFSDYFTGYFNGQYWLWWIFLLLGLLLFFRGFVNYLKVRNMSENMATSHRTRLFFLY, translated from the exons ATGGACCCAGCAAGCCGATACCAAGTG ctgcacaaCGAGGACGACTCTTCGGAGGCCTCAACCAGTGAGCAGCAACCGTGCACTTCCGCCACGGCCCAGGCTGGCGCATCCAGCCAGGACCAGAGTCAGGCCCAGGCGAGCCCGGCGCCTTCCGCACCAGAGGCATCAGGATCGAGGACTCAGGGGGAGGCGGAGGCACCTCCACCTCCTTACGCCTCCATTGAGCTGGGGGCAACCGCTGCAGCACCTG AGACCAGTTTCCGAGGAGATTTCCCAGTGCCTCCACCCTACAGCGTCGCCACCTCGCTGCCCACGTATGACGAAGCAGAGAAGGCCAAAGCGGCAGCCATGGCTGCCTCCACTGTGGAGGTGATGCCACGG GATGACGAATTCCCTCCCAGAGACGATTTCAGTGACGCCGATCAGCTTCGGGTGGGGAACGATGGAATCTTCATGTTGGCCTTTTTCA TGGCCTTCCTGTTCAACTGGATCGGGTTCTGCCTGTCCTTCTGTCTGACCAATACCATCGCAGGACGGTATGGAGCCATCTGCGGCTTCGGCCTCTCGCTCATCAAGTGGATTCTTATCGTCAGG TTCTCTGACTACTTCACTGGCTACTTTAACGGTCAGTACTGGCTCTGGTGGATCTTCTTGTTGCTTG GTCTCCTGCTGTTCTTCAGGGGTTTTGTGAACTACCTAAAAGTCCGCAACATGTCAGAGAATATGGCCACCTCTCATAGAACACGCCTCTTCTTCCTCTACTAA